The Candidatus Eisenbacteria bacterium genome includes the window TCGTTGAGCCGCTCCATCGCTTCCACCTCCGCTTCGAACTCGGAGCGGTTCAGCGCCAGGTAGACGAGCTCCGCGCCCGTCCGCTCGACCAGCTCGGGAAGCTCAGCCACGGTCCCGATCACACGCGAGGAGCCGACCGCCTGCCCGACCTCCGAGACATGGGCCGCCACGATCCCCTCGACCGCGAACCCGAAATCGCGCCCCGAGGTCATCTTGCGCTCCAGGTCCGTCGCGAGATCCCCGGTACCCACGATCAGCACGCGGCTGAGGTTCCGCCGATTGCGCCTCATCGAGCGGAGGACCAGGCGCACGGCGGTGTGCGCGCCGCAGAGCGCCAGGGATGCGATGGCTGCGAAAACGAGAAGCACCGACCGGCTCAGCTCCCCGCGCGAGAGATAGGAGCCGAGACCGGCCACCGCGGTGACGGCGACGATCCCCTGGACCAGGGAGAAGATCTCTTGCGAAAGGCGGACCGTGCGCGTCGCGCGATAGAGATGAAGGGAACGCAAGATCATCAGCGCGACGGGCGTGAGCACGGCCCCGATCCACAGATAGAGCTGGATCGGGGGGACGCCGAGAGGCGCGGGCATGCCGAGCCCGTAGAAGCGCAGCCAGTAGGCGGCGAGCCAGGAGGCCGCGATCAGATGGCCGTCGAGGAGGAAGAGGCCGGTCGCGAAGAGCTGCCGATTCTTGGTGAGCATAGGATTGGGTAGGGGCAGCCGCGCTTTGCCGCGCGGATACGGCCTAATTTTACCCGAATCGCCTCCCGGACGGAAGCGTCTCCTGCTACTATCCGGGACAGGCGCTCGATCCGCGTCCGAACCATGACCGCTCCCGACGTCAGCATCATCATCGTCAGCTGGAACACGCGCGATCTGCTGCGGGACTGCCTTCGGGCGGTCGAGGGCTCGGCCGGCACCGCGACCGAGATGATCGTGGTCGACAACGCCTCGAGCGACGGCAGCGCCACCATGGTGCGCGCCGAGTTTCCCGGGGTGCGGACGATCGAGAACCCTGGGAATCGCGGATTCGCCAAGGCCTGCAACCAGGGGCTCACGGTCGCGCGCGGGCGGTATCGTATGCTCCTCAATTCGGACACGCGCGTGAATCCGGACGCGTTGGCCCGGCTGGTCGCCTTCATGGACGCGCACCCGAGGGCCGGCGCGTGCGGACCGCAGCTTCGCCACTTCGACGGAACCCTGCAGCCCAGCGGGCGCGCCTTCCCAACCCTGCTCGCGGCCGTGATCGCGGTCACCCCGGTGCCCATGTGGGTGCGCCGCGTGACCGCGGACCGGTTCGAGCGCCGCGACTACAGCCGAGCCTGCGAGGTCGACGAGCTCACGGGGGCCGCCCTCTGCCTGCGCGGCGAGGCGCTCGATCAGGTAGGGGTGCTGGACGAGGATTTCTTCTTCTTCGGCGAGGACGTGGACCTCTGCTGGCGGCTCCACAAAGCGGGCTGGACCGTGACCTACCTGCCCGAGGCCTTGGTCCTCCATGGCTGGGGCGGCAGCCGCGGGAAGGTCCGCGAGCGCACCAGCTTGCTCATCCAGCGCGCCTACGTCCTCCTCATGCGCAAGCACAGGCCCGGGCTCGCTCCGGCCGTCGTGACCGCCCTGTCGTTCGTGCTCACGCTCCTCAAGGCGGTGCGGCGGGCGCTCCCCGCCTGGGCGCGGGGCGGCCCGAGGGCGGCGCTCGCTTCGCTGCGGGTGCATCGGGACGAGCTCTTCTGGCTGTGCGCGCGGTGAGCGTGCCGCGCGTCGTGATCGACATCTCGGCCGGCGTTCACGAAGGCGCCGGAAACGCCCGGTACGTGCGCGAGCTGGTGCAGGCGTTGCGCGTCCTGCCGGACGCCCCCGAGCTTGCTCCCTACAGCACGGCCGGACCCATCCACGCCGACGCGCCGGAGTGGCTGCTTCAGCTTCCGCGGCGCGAGCTCACGTGGCGGGACCGCGCGTGGCGCGGACTCTCGCTCGCCTCGCAGCTTTCGGGAGTCTCGCTCCGCTCCCTGCTGCCCGAGGGCGATCTCGTGCACGCGACGAACTCCATCCTGCCCCACACCGGGAAAACCCCCACGGTGCTCACCGTGCAGGACGTCACCTTCTTGAGCCACCCGGAGCTCCACTCGAGGCTGAGCCGCTTCCATCTGCGCCGGATGGTGCCGCGAGCCTGCGGACGCGCCCGGCTGGTCGTCGTCCCCTCCCGGGCGACGGCCGAGGAGCTCAAGCGCCGCTCGAGCGTGGATGAGGCCAAGATTCGGGTCGTGCCCGACGGCTACGACGAGGCGCGATTCACCCCCTACGCGGGCCCCGACGACGCCGCGGTGCTCGAGCGTCATGGCGTGGACGGACCCTACGTGCTCTTCGTCGGGACCATCGAGCCCCGGAAGAATCTCGTGCGCATGCTGGAGGCCTTCGCGCGGGTCCGCCGCGAGGGGCTCCCGCACCGGCTCGCCCTGGCGGGGGGACTCGGCTGGGGCTACGAGCCGGTGATGGAGCGCCTCGCATCCCCCGACCTCGATGGAGGGGTCGTGCGGCTCGGGCGCGTCGCCGACGCGGATCTCCCGGCGCTCTATCGCGGCGCGGCCGCGTTCGTCTACCCGTCCTTGTTCGAAGGGTTCGGCCTGCCGGTGCTGGAGGCGATGGCGTGCGGCGTGCCGGTGGTCACCTCGAACGCCTCGAGCCTGCCGGAGGTCGCGGGCGAGGCGGCGTTGACCGTGCCGCCCCACGACGTGCCGGCGCTGGCGGCGGCAGTGCGGGCCGCGCTGACCGACGAGGGCCTCGCGCTGCGGCTTCGTGCCGCGGGTCCCATCCGGGCGGCGGGCTTCACGTGGAGCGGCACGGCCCGCGGGATGGCCGAGGTCTACCGGGAGGCGCTGGCCGTTGGCGCAGGCTGAGCCCATGCGGGCCGGGTCTGGCCGGGCG containing:
- a CDS encoding undecaprenyl-phosphate glucose phosphotransferase, producing the protein MLTKNRQLFATGLFLLDGHLIAASWLAAYWLRFYGLGMPAPLGVPPIQLYLWIGAVLTPVALMILRSLHLYRATRTVRLSQEIFSLVQGIVAVTAVAGLGSYLSRGELSRSVLLVFAAIASLALCGAHTAVRLVLRSMRRNRRNLSRVLIVGTGDLATDLERKMTSGRDFGFAVEGIVAAHVSEVGQAVGSSRVIGTVAELPELVERTGAELVYLALNRSEFEAEVEAMERLNDSTAAVRLVPDLARTFTLNASVEDFEGTPIILITESPGQGWNAVLKRAFDFTFSLIGLIALSPLLLLLALVVKMDSPGPALYAQERVGLSGKRFKMYKFRTMRADAEVGGTAVWTRPGDPRRTRLGSVLRRLSLDELPQLWNVLVGDMSLVGPRPERPVFVKQFRASIPRYMLRHHVKAGITGWAQVNGLRGDTPLDRRIEYDLYYIQNWSMGFDVKILLLTLLRVFRDQSAH
- a CDS encoding glycosyltransferase family 2 protein, with protein sequence MTAPDVSIIIVSWNTRDLLRDCLRAVEGSAGTATEMIVVDNASSDGSATMVRAEFPGVRTIENPGNRGFAKACNQGLTVARGRYRMLLNSDTRVNPDALARLVAFMDAHPRAGACGPQLRHFDGTLQPSGRAFPTLLAAVIAVTPVPMWVRRVTADRFERRDYSRACEVDELTGAALCLRGEALDQVGVLDEDFFFFGEDVDLCWRLHKAGWTVTYLPEALVLHGWGGSRGKVRERTSLLIQRAYVLLMRKHRPGLAPAVVTALSFVLTLLKAVRRALPAWARGGPRAALASLRVHRDELFWLCAR
- a CDS encoding glycosyltransferase family 4 protein, whose product is MGAPRDRGPVRAPRLQPSLRGRRAHGGRPLPARRGARSGRGAGRGFLLLRRGRGPLLAAPQSGLDRDLPARGLGPPWLGRQPREGPRAHQLAHPARLRPPHAQAQARARSGRRDRPVVRAHAPQGGAAGAPRLGAGRPEGGARFAAGASGRALLAVRAVSVPRVVIDISAGVHEGAGNARYVRELVQALRVLPDAPELAPYSTAGPIHADAPEWLLQLPRRELTWRDRAWRGLSLASQLSGVSLRSLLPEGDLVHATNSILPHTGKTPTVLTVQDVTFLSHPELHSRLSRFHLRRMVPRACGRARLVVVPSRATAEELKRRSSVDEAKIRVVPDGYDEARFTPYAGPDDAAVLERHGVDGPYVLFVGTIEPRKNLVRMLEAFARVRREGLPHRLALAGGLGWGYEPVMERLASPDLDGGVVRLGRVADADLPALYRGAAAFVYPSLFEGFGLPVLEAMACGVPVVTSNASSLPEVAGEAALTVPPHDVPALAAAVRAALTDEGLALRLRAAGPIRAAGFTWSGTARGMAEVYREALAVGAG